In the Allorhodopirellula heiligendammensis genome, TTCGTCGATCTTACGACGCGCATGAGCCCAGCACGCCGCAAACATAATTCGCGAGTCACTTCGAACGTTAATCTTTTGAAATCCCGACCAACAGTCTCCAATTAAGTTGCCGCTGAAGTCTTCAAGCACATCATCCGGTCCGTCGCGGTGACGACTGACCGTGAAGTCAAACGCCACCACCTGAAGTCGTGAAGCGTAATAGCCCCAAAAGTTTGCCTTGAACCACAGCGAGATATAACCAACCGGCGCATGTCGGTAGATAGGTGATGTCGGTCACCCATTTCTGATTCGGCGCCGAAGCGGTGAACACTTGATCGAGCACGTTAGGTGCAGGAATCTTGTCGGGGTCGGCCGTTGTGGTCGTGGGCGTGAATTTGCCGACAACACGACTTTTAAGTCCCATTTCATTCATTGCTTTGGCAACCGTGTTTCGGCACGCCGTTTCGAGATCTTCGACGTCGGTCAGATTCTGAGCGATCTTATGACTGCCGTAGATTCGATTGGACTGCTCGAAAACGCGGCTGACCGACTCGCGTATCCTCTCAGTGCGTTGAGCACGCGGGCCTGGGGCACGTTTGCCCCAAGCATAGAAGCCACTCGTGCTAACGCACAGGACTCGGCACATCGCTGAGATGGGATAGGAGTCACGGTGCTCTTGGATCCAGGCGAACTTCACATTGACTCCTTCGCGAAGTACGCCGTTGCTTTTTTTAGGATTTCACGCTCCATTTCAACTCGTTGCAGTTCTCTGCGGAGGCGACTGTTTTCTGCCTTCAACTCGGCAACGGTGGCGTCTTCGGCCAAAGGTGGCTGCGGCGTCGCGAGTTTTCGATGCCAAGTACGCAGGGTAGTCGCATCGACACCGAGTGACTCCGAGGCGGCGTTGATCGAGTAGCCTTGTTTGGCAATGAGGTCGACGGCGCTCTGCTTGAACTCAGCGGTGAAAGTCCGTCGTTTCTGTTTCTGTTTCTCTGGCATTGGGGTCTCCTGAAATGATTTTGGGAAAAATCTCAGGTGTCCGCCAGTCGTGGGCTAACGCAGCAAATTTCGATCAGAATTCCAGAACATCATGTACCTTGCACCAATCGAGTGTTGCCAGTCCAAATAGCAAGTCTTCGATTTCCTGAATCGCAACTTGGTACGGCTTCCAGTCTTCTGGGACCGCAAACTCCAAGGGGACGCCGGTCAGCTTCTGCTTTAAAAGGAACCCAAACGCTTTTGGGCCATCTTCCGTACTCGCGATAACAATTTTCCAGAACTGTCGCGGGATCTGAACCTTGACAGGGCCACTCGAATCAACCCCATCGAATCGCTTATCGGAGGGATCGAGAACGGGTCCGGCAAACACGATCACCCGCTCAGAAGTCGTTTCGCCTTGAATAAGGTTTTCGAGATCTCCCCAATTGTCGACCCCTTTCGAAGCCTGGTTGAATTTGGCAACTTGCGGAGAGCAGTTCGTCGTATGGAATGTGTCCCCGTTTCCCTTCTGCATGTCTTCGAATGAGTCTCCCCACGCGACATCATCTCGCCGGACCAGATGCCCCCGGTCAAACGCTCCCTGGTCCTTGATGAAGAATTTGTCGGGGAGCTGTTCCCCAACTGGAATACGCTCGTCGATCGCCCAGGCTTCCCGAATGTTGTCGTCATCAAATCCGTTGAGTTCGCCTCGAGATGGTTTGCGGCCATCGGAAAGGAATTTGTCTTCCGACTGCCAGCTGACGTTTGAAGCAGTGAACAACGCGAGTCGACGCTCTTTATGCATTACGACTGAAAACTTGTGGTACTTAAGTTCATGGCTGTTGTCCGCCAGCCGGGCGATGACATTCTCACCGGCCTCTGTGATTTCCGGCAAAGGGACCAGTTCTCCGCCATCGAGTTCCAGAAAATTCGGGTCGTATCCGGAGCGCTGTTCCAGGTTGGGATGAATCACCGGAACTTTAAAAGTCGCTTCACTCGCCGCATGGACTGGTGCTGGTGTTGGTCCGACGTTCGTGCCCACCAGTGGTTGTCCCAATGAGATGGACACTTGGATGGGGATTGTCCAGGTGACCGATTGTTGGCCAGGCTGGCCAGTCGCGAAGGGAGCAGCTGGGACCGCTGCTGTTACGCCACCGCTTCCCAGCGATTCGATGCCGCGCCAAGCACGGTCCCATTCGTCGGTCGGAGGAACGCTGCCCGCAAAGTTAACGCCTGCATCCACCACACGCGGATCACGGGCCAGTTCGAACAAGGGCACTGAGTAATTCGCCTTGAGTGTGATGCCAGCAAAATGCAGGCCGACGATCTCACCGGTTTCCACATCAACGATCGCAGAACCTGAATTGCCAGCCAGTGTGGAACTGTCGTGCGTCATTGCTGGGACCACGTAATCGAAGCTCTCGATCCGCTCGCGGACTTCGATCTCGCCAGGAGCCAGCCGTTTAACACCAAAGACTCTTCCGTACACCTTCCGTTCAAGCTGTACGGCTTTGCGAGATCGATCATTTCCACGACCTGGATATCCGATGACAACAATGTTGCGTCCGACCAGATCCTCCGGTGCCTGTACCGACAGCCGCAGTCCCCCATTCGCGGGCGATAGCCCTTCGATGCGAAACAGCGCCATATCCCAATACGGATGGACCATTACGACGTCAGTCAGGCGAACGCTGGTCGAAAGATCGTTCGGATCGAGTTCATTCTCGCGTCGGAAATCGATTGCTGACTCAATCCCCGGAACGAATGAAAGCTGGTTTCGGACGCGGCCCAAACCGCGCACGAACGCCTCCGCAACGTGCCGGTTCGTCATCATCAGATTCGGGCCAACGACAAATCCGGTACCGATATGCTGGGGGATACCTCCGGATATGTCCTCAATGCGACCGATGGAGGGCATCAGGGCATTGATACGCGAGCGAACGGGGTCTGCGTTGAGCTGGGTCCAAGGATCAGGAAGTACATCGAATTCGTCGTCGATGACGAACACGACCGGGCGGCCATCTTCCTCAACGATAGCTTCGAGATACATCCTCTCGCGAGGCGAGATGTCGTCAAAATCACCATTCTCCAGCTTCTGCAGGGCTGATGTCTCCGTATCAAAATCTCGCGCGACGAGATTGTCTAAGTGGGCTCTTTGCCCACGGGCGTCTTCAGTCAGACTTTCCCGCCCACCTACCCTCGCCGACGCAGACCTTCTTTCCTTCGCCAGCGACTCCAACTTGGAATCTCCCGCAACCCTGGAGAGTTTTCTGCGAAGGGCATGAAGTGAGGTGTCTCGTGGCATGGGTTGTCTCCGCAAATCAAACGTGGGTGAGGATTTCGTATTTCTGTTAAAGTTCCGATTTCGCAGCAATCTTGTCGATGTATCTGTCCAGGCTATGATCTCTTACGCTTGGAAAGAGTCCTTCGGTCTGTGGCCTTGCCAGCGACTCCGTCAAGGGGCGATTGACGCTGACTACTTCCTGCCCAATCTGGGACTGCAGAGCCTGGTACTCGGCATATGTCAGCATGGCCGGACCAGGTTCGAACGCCTCATTGCTGATCGATTCAACAAATGCCTGCTCGATTAATGGCAAAGATTGTCCATTCTTCAGGAGACCCTGGGCATCAAAGTGCAGCAACCGACCGACATGCTCATAACCGGGAGGCACACGCGGCACCACGTCATCATCGTTCACGAAACGGAAGAACTTCCTGGAGTAATGCTGCATGAAGAACATTCGGAAAGAACCCCTTCCGACGGCTGGCTGCCCAAATGTCACGACCCATGACGCGGGCATGAATTCCTGCCACTCGGCAGCCATCACGGTTGCGAGTGCTCCGCCTAGGCTGTGGCCTGTAAGAATGAGCTTTCGCCCTCCGATTCCGGAAAGCGCCGACCTCAACCGCGACTCGACAGCCTGAAATCCTCCAAGAAATCCCCGATGTGCAACTCCGTAGTTGCGAGTTCGCCCAGGAACGTTAATGTTCCTCAGCCAATCGCCACGGCTTTCGGTTCCGCGAAATGAGACCAATGCGATCTCTGGGGTTAACGCGACGAAGCACTGCGTGTCATCGACATCGATGAACTCGCAAGAACCAAAACCCCATGATCTCGTCGAGCCAAGGCAGGTCGACTTGACGCTCTGGTCGGACTCGTATGCCAACTTGCTGGCAAGAGCCAAAGACAATGCCGCTTTCCAGGTGAAGGTCGAGTTCGAGAGCGAATCCAGATGGAACGGTGCTGTATCAATCGTCGGCGCTGAACTGGTGATGTGCCCTTCTTGCAAACCCGCTGTGCCGTGGCTCGATCTCACAACGCCAACTTGCGACGAGAGGACCGGCGATCCAACCGAAACAGTAACCCGTATTGGGAATTTCCAAAGCATATTGACTCCTCAACGCAAGCTGGCATTTTCAAGCCGAGTCATCAGTCGGCGATGTATACAGGGCAATTCATGACCCCCCCCTCGACATTGTGAAGCACGCGGACCGCCCCATTAATCCGATAAAACTCTCTGCCGAGCGAGTCTTTACCCATGAATACCGCACCATCATCGACATAGTTACGAAACTCGGGAACAGCAAATCGCTGATTTAGAGTTCCATATTTTGCAGCGCGCAAAGAGTCTCGGAGTTCAGCGATCTTTTCGTCACCGTACAGTCCTCGAAAAACACTCGCGAATTCTAGAATACGCTCCTCTTTCGACATCGTGCGGAAACGCTCGATAACCTCCCCGTCAGAGAACTCGTGCGGCAATCGCTCGCCATGAAAGTAGTAAGACAACTCGGCGACCTCCTTCGAAGCTCTAATCGCTGAAATCTCCTGGCCCGTGTGCTTGGTTGCTGCGTTGATCGCCGGAATTAGGCGTGTCTCAATTGTTTTGATCTGCCGTTCAAGCTCTGGAGGTGCCCAGTCAGGTGCGGCAACGACTGAAGATAAGTCGCCGATTGGAGGTGGAATAGCGTTGAGCCCAGCCTTTGCGCGTGCCTTCAATTCCTTGAGCCTGCCACTTTCAACAGCAACCTCCTCCAATGTTATCAGACGCAACTCGACCGCTTTCAATGCTTCGGCCAACGCGACGCGAACCTCGCGGTTCTCGGGCGCAGATGCGCCGTACTCACCAAGCTTCTCCAAGGAGGAATTCTGCGTTAGGTTCTCTTTGATCGCAGTTTCCGCCAGTCGATGCGTCCTTTCTATGGAATCAAGTTGTGCAGCAAGTCCATCGAGGGCGGTTTCGAGCCAAGCTCGCTTCAATTCGGGTGTGCCAGTTCGCTCAACAAGAATGCGAAGGATACCGTTCAGCCGCTGCGGCTCCGGTTTGGTAACGCGAAGCGGAGAATTCAAACGTGCCTCGCGCGACGCGATATCTACCGGTCGTCTTACGTTCTCCGTTACGAGCGCACGGCGGGTTTCCTCCACCTCAAAGCGGTCGTCGGCGTGAGGTGCTCGCGGGTCATTTAGTACAGCGAGGTCTGAGAAGATTCCCAGGAGTGTGTCGATCCGAACAATGCCAAACTCATAGACTTTTCCAGGGGACAGGTGCCCTGCCAACCACTCCTTGAAGGCCACGCGATCTTCCGCCGTCACCACTTCCCCGTTTTCCGATGCGTAAGCGGCCTCCAATATCGCCTGTGACTCGGCGGCCCGTATCGGATCGGCATAACGCTCGGAGATGAACTGCGCAATGGCTTCTTCAACAGTCTCAGGAGCCATCATCAAGGCCTGAAGGCTCACACGCAGTGCTTTAGGATCAGATGGCATCGAAGCTGACAAGAGATCAATATATTTTAACCGGACGTCAGAGGTGCTAAACTGTTCCCGTACTTCGGGTGAGAGCAACACCTCTACGTCTCGCAGTCGCTGGATGATCCCGATGTCCCACCAACGGATGGCCATTTGTTGCTTGAGCAATTGGGCATATCGCAGGTTAATGGCGGCAGTTCGAGCTTCTCCGCTCGCCGCCGATTGAAGTGCAGCAGCGTCCGAAGGACTGATTTTCCGTTCAAGAATTGCCTTGGCGAATAGCAATGTAGGATCAGCCGGACGTTTGCCCTTCGCATCCTGAATCTGATGCAGGGTGGACTCGGCATCAGCAAGTGCCCCCGAGTACAGACCGGACCAACCAACATTGCGTTCTTTCAGGAATGCCACCTTTTTGACTTGTAGCAATTCGATTTCAGCCAAGCGGCTTGATTCGAGCAGTTCGTACAAGTTCTTAGGAACGACATCTTCGGGCAGCCCAAGTCGAACGGCCCAGTCGCGCAGTAGTTCTAAGTCGACTTCGATCACCGCTTGAATCTGCAGTGAGTCGATCGATCCTCGCTTGATCAACTCGGCACATTCGAACGCGAGTTCGGTAAGCGCAGCTTCTCGCGCCAATGCGCCAGATTCGCCATCAGGCTCAGACTGTTCGATCCTCTGGTAGCGGGCTTCGAGCTGTTGAAGCTGTTCGTTTAGCGAAGCGACATCGACAGGTGCCGGTGCTTCGGGAGACATGTCTGGTGATTGAGGCGATGGTTGCGCTCCGGGTGGCCAGCCTCCACCCGACCGATTCTGTCGGTCAACAGCCTCTCGAACTCTGTCAAGTGTGTCCTTAACAAGAGAAAGGGCGAAAGCTTGATTCTCGTCGTCCTCCTCATCCTCTTCTTCACGCTTTGTCAGGAGGCGTTCCTTTTCCGCCAACTTGTTCGATTTCGACGTTTGGTCGCGGTCGATTGCGACGAGGCGAGCATTCTCGGCGGCTAGGTTGGCATCCTTCGCTTCCAAACCATCTTCCTGTACTGACAACCTTTCTGCTTCTGATTGGTTCGCCGTCTCGCGTTCGGTCGCCTTCGTTTCCCGCGATGAAACAGACGATTCGCGTTGAACAACTACATTTTCTGCCTGCGTGACCGCTTCGCGTTCTCGATAGAGCCACACTCCCGTACCGAGTTCAACCACGAATGCGACAAGTAAAACAACGATTGCTACTCGGGACATGGGCCCTCTCCTATTTGAATGTGTGCTGCTCGAGCTCTCCAAATCGTGTTCCAACTTCGACGAGAACGGCTTAGCGTCTGACTCTCCATTGGTAGTACGCGATCGGACGTCGGTGATGTTCCCTGAAGGATCAACGATGAAGTCTGTCATGACTAATCCCCAACGTTCTGTGTCGCTCTGCTCACGTTAGCTGGACGCAATTATCGATCATCAACCTGAGTCGGCCGCGGATTTCCTCAATTGTTTCTGTGCGAGCAACTTGTAGCCGTTCGATCTCTCTGGCGAAGTTCGTGCCTGGAAACATGTTGCTCAACTCTCTGTCTTTAAGAGAAGTGATCTGACTCTGTTGAGCTTGCAAAAGGTCCAGCGATCCTTTGACTGCAAGCCGCTGCATCGAGTCGGCAGCAAACTCGCTGAGGGTCAGGACCAACTTGCCCTTGGCCCCCACAAACTGCTCGACTTGCTTTCCAGAATGACAGTCGCCGATCGCAATCTGCAGCAAACTTGTTGCGATAGCTATCACCTCATCCGCTTGAAGATCACTCATGCTGAAAGGGGCCTCGTTCCGCTGTTGATCGGGCGACTTATGTAGAGAAACCTCAACAGGCTCGTACCCAAGCTCATCCAGTCGCTGAAGTATGCTGCGAGCCGACAGGGCCTTGAGTTGAAGTCTCGCATCATACCGTGCGCGGTGGAGTCCGCTGAGGGCATGATTCGATTCGCCAGTTCGAAAAACTCCGCCGCCACTCATTCCCGATCGCGAACCAGTTCCATCGAAGGTCACAAGGCTGTTGGCAATCTTCTCGACCTTCTGAATATTGTAACCTGGCTTAGGGCGGACTGTGTGGTCATTACCATTGAGGAAACCACTGAAGCCTTTGTGACCTTCTGGGTACCCAGAGATTACGCATTCGTCTCCTGTCGCCAATTCCTGGCTGGCCCACGTTCCTGCTATGAGCTTTGCGTCTCGGCAATTGCTCCACGCCGGATCGTCAAACTTCAAGAGCGCCCAATCAGCACTCTCGACATCGGCAACGGGCTGTTCATAGAAGCTCGCTGCCGCATAGGTGCTCAGTGGTGTCACAGTCGCTACCATCTGCAGCGAAAAACCGCCAGATGGATCGTACCCGTAACCGGCTGGCTGACCCCATATTCTTTCGTGCTTAGGGCCAAGCTCCTGATCGCTCTTCCCTGAACGGCGAACCACATGAGCACAAGTAAGGATGTAGGTCTCTTCCGTTCCGGGCTGTCCCTTCTTCCTCAACCGAATACCTACACCGGACCCTTGTCCGGTCTCGCCATTTGTTTGGACGTGAATGTACCACACAGAGCTACTCGGGTATGGAATCGTCTCGCTCATGCCAACCCCTCGCTAAATTCGATGTGCTGAACCCAGTCCGGTTGGTCAATCAGTGGATTCCGGTTCCCCTGCACGGCAAAGATCACTTGATTGCGGTGGCGTTCGTACTCGGTTACTGGATGGTCCTGGTGCCATTGCAGGAGCGTCTGAATGCGGTCCGGTGTGTATTCGGAGGCAGTCGTGTTGATCTCGCCCGGGTAGCGGAGGAGAAAGTAGAGTGTGGCTCGGGCGACGGCTCCTTTGCCGGCGTTTGGTTCGAACTTGTTTGTCTCGCTCTTGCCACAATCGGAGCGGATGGCTTCTCGGAAATCTGTAAAGTCGAAGTATGGAGTGTTGCTGCGGAAGCTGTTGCACTTGGATTCACAGGCGAACAGATGGTGCAGGTCACCTTTCATTGGTTGACGTTTCCGGAACCACGACTGCGGGACCACGTGTTCGCAGTTGTACGGAAGCGCGGCTTCCAGCGACTCTTTGAAGGCGGCTTCCAAAGCTGGATTTCCAGCCGCTTCGGAACTTCTGAAGCGAGACAGTAGCTCGCGTCGGAGTCGAGCGACTTCGAGGTCACGAGCAATGAACTCGATCGGCTCGAACATCTGGGACGAATAGATGCTGCGAATCTTGAGATTCGGTTGCAGATCCACCCACGGGTAAAGATGTACGGCGGGCTTGTAACCCAGCGTCTTCGTGTGTGTGGATTGCACGAGTTCACTCAGAGCATCAAAGAGCTGCGAGGGACTCAATGTGGACGAGATGTCCGAATAGAAGGCCGTTCGGTCAGCGCTATCAGCTGTGGCGTCGTAGTAAGGGCGGCTGCGAGCCTCTTCGAAGATTTTCTTCGCAGCTTCGAAGTCGGCATCATCGGGTTCGTCGGATGGACCAAGGACCAGGAGAGACGGCGATGTGGGAGTAGAAATGGGTGCGACAATAGGTGATAAATCGCAAGTCGCCCCCCCGGTCGGAGGTCCGAGTGTGACCGAGACGTTGAGCGGGATTGTCCAAGTGGCAGTTGCTTCCGTCGCGGATCTCACAGGACTTGCAGGTAAAACAGTGCCTGGCAAACTAACTTGAATAGGATGCTTTTCGGGTTCCGATACCAGAGGGATTGGCTGTGGGTTTAAGGCCGCATCTCGCAACGCGCCTTGCGCGGATGTCAGGCCGCCCAGTCCCGACAGGTGTTCCCGAATCGCGACCACACGAATTCCTTCGTTGGCGATCCAGTGAATTCGCTCGTCCCCCATTTCTTCTCGCCAGAGTTGGCCCTCGGTTGTCAGAATTCTGCCGTGGCTATCCCGCTCTGGAAAACCAGAGTGATGCAGGGCGACAACTTCCCATTGATCATTGAAAACTGGTGCGCCGGAAGACCCGGGAGTGGTGTCGGTCTCATAGTACAGGAAGCTGTCTCCCGTGTTGGGGAAGCGCAAGACGCGGTTCTCTCGCAGTGCAATTTGCTTCAGATCTCCACCTGGGTGCTGGATTACCGTGACACTTTCGCCGGCCAGAATTTCTCCTTCGGTGGCCGACAGCGGATTGAAACCGAAGGTTGACAATTGAGTGTTGAAGGACATGTCGGCAACATCCGACACCGCGACAATAGTCAAATCGAGTTCCTCCGCGGGACTCGTTGTGAAGAAAAGGTCCGGACGCAACCGAAATCGCACCGCTGACATTTCGCGGCCATCGAGCCCAAGCTGGTAGTTAAACTCCACAACGGCGTTTTCGGCCCGCGAAGTGGAATCCAGCACATGATTGTTCGTCATGATGAGGGAGGGGGAAATCATCGATCCCGTCCCGTATCCCAGCACTGCTCCCGAACTCGACCGAATGACCACTCTCGCCACGGCACTTCCGGCTACTCTGCCAGCGTCAAGATACCGGACCGCCAGTAGTTCGTTCCTGCCGATGATGCGTTCGAGACCAATTCGTCCCGAATCGAATCGCCCCTCAAGTGCTGGACCCGATCCCATCGCACTGCGGATGACCTCGGGTGAACACCTGAGCCGCAGAAGCCGCCGTTCAACGGCGTCCGACGGATTCCCTCTCAGAAGCTCAAATGGTGTTCTCGACTCAAGTCGCGCACGTAGCGATTCGTGGCGGACGCCGGGAGCGGCTTCAAGAGGAACCGTCGCTTCGGTTCGAGTCGCTGCATCACCGAACGTGCGACGAAAGCGATCGGCGGTTGCGTCGAGTAGTTTTGGATGCGATACGACTGAAGACTGGCCCATCTGTTCCCCGATACGATGCAGAAAAACCTAGACTAGCAACGGCCGATTGCGCCGCAGAGGTAGTTAGCTTACCCCCTCCAGATCTCGACCGAAAGAGGGGTGAACGAAAGAGCGGTGAATGAGAGGAGACTCTTCGTAATTCGATCCAATTGATCTGTGAATGGTAAAAGTGTCCGCCGTTATTGATGCCGTAACCAGGCATGCCATCCAAACTGATAGCGAAAT is a window encoding:
- a CDS encoding IS3 family transposase, which translates into the protein MKFAWIQEHRDSYPISAMCRVLCVSTSGFYAWGKRAPGPRAQRTERIRESVSRVFEQSNRIYGSHKIAQNLTDVEDLETACRNTVAKAMNEMGLKSRVVGKFTPTTTTADPDKIPAPNVLDQVFTASAPNQKWVTDITYLPTCAGWLYLAVVQGKLLGLLRFTTSGGGV
- a CDS encoding transposase; translated protein: MPEKQKQKRRTFTAEFKQSAVDLIAKQGYSINAASESLGVDATTLRTWHRKLATPQPPLAEDATVAELKAENSRLRRELQRVEMEREILKKATAYFAKESM
- a CDS encoding DNA/RNA non-specific endonuclease; the encoded protein is MPRDTSLHALRRKLSRVAGDSKLESLAKERRSASARVGGRESLTEDARGQRAHLDNLVARDFDTETSALQKLENGDFDDISPRERMYLEAIVEEDGRPVVFVIDDEFDVLPDPWTQLNADPVRSRINALMPSIGRIEDISGGIPQHIGTGFVVGPNLMMTNRHVAEAFVRGLGRVRNQLSFVPGIESAIDFRRENELDPNDLSTSVRLTDVVMVHPYWDMALFRIEGLSPANGGLRLSVQAPEDLVGRNIVVIGYPGRGNDRSRKAVQLERKVYGRVFGVKRLAPGEIEVRERIESFDYVVPAMTHDSSTLAGNSGSAIVDVETGEIVGLHFAGITLKANYSVPLFELARDPRVVDAGVNFAGSVPPTDEWDRAWRGIESLGSGGVTAAVPAAPFATGQPGQQSVTWTIPIQVSISLGQPLVGTNVGPTPAPVHAASEATFKVPVIHPNLEQRSGYDPNFLELDGGELVPLPEITEAGENVIARLADNSHELKYHKFSVVMHKERRLALFTASNVSWQSEDKFLSDGRKPSRGELNGFDDDNIREAWAIDERIPVGEQLPDKFFIKDQGAFDRGHLVRRDDVAWGDSFEDMQKGNGDTFHTTNCSPQVAKFNQASKGVDNWGDLENLIQGETTSERVIVFAGPVLDPSDKRFDGVDSSGPVKVQIPRQFWKIVIASTEDGPKAFGFLLKQKLTGVPLEFAVPEDWKPYQVAIQEIEDLLFGLATLDWCKVHDVLEF
- a CDS encoding lipase family protein, whose protein sequence is MLWKFPIRVTVSVGSPVLSSQVGVVRSSHGTAGLQEGHITSSAPTIDTAPFHLDSLSNSTFTWKAALSLALASKLAYESDQSVKSTCLGSTRSWGFGSCEFIDVDDTQCFVALTPEIALVSFRGTESRGDWLRNINVPGRTRNYGVAHRGFLGGFQAVESRLRSALSGIGGRKLILTGHSLGGALATVMAAEWQEFMPASWVVTFGQPAVGRGSFRMFFMQHYSRKFFRFVNDDDVVPRVPPGYEHVGRLLHFDAQGLLKNGQSLPLIEQAFVESISNEAFEPGPAMLTYAEYQALQSQIGQEVVSVNRPLTESLARPQTEGLFPSVRDHSLDRYIDKIAAKSEL
- a CDS encoding trypsin-like peptidase domain-containing protein — translated: MSETIPYPSSSVWYIHVQTNGETGQGSGVGIRLRKKGQPGTEETYILTCAHVVRRSGKSDQELGPKHERIWGQPAGYGYDPSGGFSLQMVATVTPLSTYAAASFYEQPVADVESADWALLKFDDPAWSNCRDAKLIAGTWASQELATGDECVISGYPEGHKGFSGFLNGNDHTVRPKPGYNIQKVEKIANSLVTFDGTGSRSGMSGGGVFRTGESNHALSGLHRARYDARLQLKALSARSILQRLDELGYEPVEVSLHKSPDQQRNEAPFSMSDLQADEVIAIATSLLQIAIGDCHSGKQVEQFVGAKGKLVLTLSEFAADSMQRLAVKGSLDLLQAQQSQITSLKDRELSNMFPGTNFAREIERLQVARTETIEEIRGRLRLMIDNCVQLT
- a CDS encoding endonuclease, with the translated sequence MGQSSVVSHPKLLDATADRFRRTFGDAATRTEATVPLEAAPGVRHESLRARLESRTPFELLRGNPSDAVERRLLRLRCSPEVIRSAMGSGPALEGRFDSGRIGLERIIGRNELLAVRYLDAGRVAGSAVARVVIRSSSGAVLGYGTGSMISPSLIMTNNHVLDSTSRAENAVVEFNYQLGLDGREMSAVRFRLRPDLFFTTSPAEELDLTIVAVSDVADMSFNTQLSTFGFNPLSATEGEILAGESVTVIQHPGGDLKQIALRENRVLRFPNTGDSFLYYETDTTPGSSGAPVFNDQWEVVALHHSGFPERDSHGRILTTEGQLWREEMGDERIHWIANEGIRVVAIREHLSGLGGLTSAQGALRDAALNPQPIPLVSEPEKHPIQVSLPGTVLPASPVRSATEATATWTIPLNVSVTLGPPTGGATCDLSPIVAPISTPTSPSLLVLGPSDEPDDADFEAAKKIFEEARSRPYYDATADSADRTAFYSDISSTLSPSQLFDALSELVQSTHTKTLGYKPAVHLYPWVDLQPNLKIRSIYSSQMFEPIEFIARDLEVARLRRELLSRFRSSEAAGNPALEAAFKESLEAALPYNCEHVVPQSWFRKRQPMKGDLHHLFACESKCNSFRSNTPYFDFTDFREAIRSDCGKSETNKFEPNAGKGAVARATLYFLLRYPGEINTTASEYTPDRIQTLLQWHQDHPVTEYERHRNQVIFAVQGNRNPLIDQPDWVQHIEFSEGLA